In Arachis hypogaea cultivar Tifrunner chromosome 7, arahy.Tifrunner.gnm2.J5K5, whole genome shotgun sequence, the genomic window ATATGTTCAATCAGCTACAGAGAACACGTTATTTCCTAGAATCCATAAAGCTAATTTGGACAGGAAATTGCAGAAGCCAAGCGAACTGTATTTCCACATACTGAACTCATTGACTCATATCTAAGGATACTATAATATATAATGATCAAAGTTATTAAATACTTGGAAATATAAACCAAAGTCACAAAAGAGAATAATACCACATGCATTGGATTACAGTATCTGCAGCAGATGCCTCATGAAGAGCCCTCACAGCAGCATCAAAAGCAAGATTTCTATGAGTTACAACTTTCtggaaaagaaacagaaaaagtttcAAACTTTATGTGAGATGATGGCATGTAAATTTGAATCTAAGCCATAGATATTAATCTAGATCATTATTACCTTCCCAAGATTACACATGGGAGATGGAAGATCTTCCCATGATACAGACACATCACTCCAATTCTTGACATTGATGGGCACCTTAACAAGTTGGCTATTAACGGTGCCAGCACTTGGTGACTTAGAACTCTTACTGGGCGGTGTACTTTTACTCGAAGGATTGCTTGTCGGCTTCGGACACAAGTTCTCATTTTTATTCTTCAGTGGTAAGACACTCGAAGTTGGGGATTTTAATGGAGACTCAAATTTAAGAGAGAGATTCTTGTGAACCACCTACAGCGAGCAAATACCAACtcataagataaaaagaagttaCATATGAAAGATAAACCTAAAAATCAACCATTACTTTTTGTCTTAACACTAAAATCACTTTTACTCTATCCATACACATTGCAGAAGATGCAGAATCTTCCAGAGTAAAGGGCCTACAAGAATGCATTGCAGAGAGACACAGTCATCATACATTCATGGAACTCGTTTTAAACACTATTTTACAAACTAGATTTCTGACTCAAATGAACATTCCAAAGGTTAGCGTaatagaaaaacaacaaaatagccTGATTGCTGGGTCCAACAGCCACCAAAAAGCATTTCAAAATCACAAAAAAGAACAAAGTGAGGGCCCTCATTCAACATTATAGAAAACACCCAAAACGGTGAATTATTCAACTACAAGTGAAAACAGgggggaaaaataaataaaataaaacactcaACCCATTAATAAAACCCTACCTAAAACACAGGAACATAAAAAAGAGAAACGCCATAAATCCATAATGCAGTGTGAGAAAAACAGAAAAGGAGAAAGGGTATCAAAAGGTTAAAAGCTTTTTCAGTTTTCAACATCACATCACTTACATTAGGTGAAGACGAAGCAGATTTCAGCATGAATCTCGAACTAGGAGTCCCAGAACCATTCTTAGAAACAGGGCTTTGATCCCAAGCCCTTCTAGAAGAATCCAAACTCAACCTCCTCATCTCCACCACTACCTTCTCACAGTTACCATTATTATTCCTCAAACCCAAACCCTTCAACTTCCCCTTTGAACTCTCTTCACCCTTCTTCAAACCCTTGTTCTTGTTGACATTACTACCCTTCTTGCTTCTTCTAAAATCAGCATTCACATTGGCTCCAACGTGTAACAACTCGCTTGAAACCAAGTCAATGGGGTTCCCGACGCAGGGCCTTCGTTTCGGAAGGGGATTCAAGCCATGAACAACGGGAATAGAGGAAGAGGGTTTTGCTGAGTCAAGGCGAGTCACGTAAACGAACTGACCGAGTTGGACCTTGTCGCTGCAGATCAATTCGGCGTCGTTTTCAGGTACTGAGACATAAGCAGAATGCAAGGAATCAGAGACTTTGAGGAAGTAGCCCTTGCTCTGCCATGTGTCCTCGTGGGAAAAACGAGGGACGATCTCGATCACTTGGAGGAGCGCGTGGCGGTGCTCCCCGGTCACCCTAGCCTCCTTGTTCCCCGAAGATTCTAGAAGCTTCGAGAGCACGCCAGGTGTTAGTGACGCCATTGCAATGTAGAAGAAGaaattggtggtggtggtggtagtagtgCTGTGTTTCTGAAATTGCTCTGTTTCTTCTAACAATGGTTTTGTTGGTCATGGAGAAATGGCTACAATGGAAAGacagtaaaaattcaaaaaatatgtgaaaaacgcaaatttaatttaatttttaaatttagttttattgAATATAATTAAGTAAAGTAACTAATAGCAATTTAATTTATCTAAACTATGCGAATGCGAATAACAATGCGAACAGCATTGGTGTGTGGCGAATCTCAAAATGACATGGGGGAAGGTGTAAAGTGTGGCATTGAGGAAATCAGGAAACAAATCTAAAGTTAATTACAAGGTAATATTTAATTTGATCCCAAAATTTGATATAAGATTTAAATTGATTCTTAAAATtagggcctgctacacatacaagcaaaaaTATCTTAAAAGTATTACAAGCTTCCAGTCCACAAACATTCCACACGCGCActgaattatattgaatgaagCGTAACATTCACGCGCTCCACTCAAACGGTTACGATTCACGTAAACCGCCCTTTAATGGcaaactcttccacttcttccacttctcaaagccTTAAGAGAAAAAGCAAACGTTCCATTTTCGAGCATCATTCGATACTGAAAATATACAACTCATCGCTAAGATTCGAAAATTCCATCAACACAACATAGAACTCTCGATCAAGAATCTCCAGAGAAAACAAAGctataatactcaaggtacgttacatTAACATTCCTGTATATTTTTCACATTTCGAAATtgaagaactaggttttactgttcttgttttacgttttactgttcttcttacTCTACGTCTCATTTTACGGTTTATGATGTTCAacttgttctaggttttactgttattcttTGTTCTATGTTACACTGTTCTTCTTAGTTCTTCTAGGTATTACTGTTCTTGTTATTCTACTTCTTCTGGTAACTAATTTTTGGGGATATATTCCGTAGTTTAGTGGGTGTATATTaggtaatttgttgggtgtatatggcataaGTTGTTGGGTGTATctttctgaactgatatactgtaataGTCAGCAGTTGCTTATATTTGCTTGTtcatgggtgtatattgcttgaccttgtagggcttgtttgggcgccattctgaaaaaagatctttttttaaatgatctttttttaaaagatcttttacaaaagtaaaagtgattttatgtttggatactttaattaaaagtaattatttaaaagatGTTATTATTTGgatacaaaaatacaaaagtacttttataataataaaattacttaaaaggACATCCAATCATAAAAgagtttattaataataataaaagaaaactaatTATTTATACTAATTTATTTAATCCGATAATTGATCTCTTATATTgtctcttatttcttctattgCCCGAACATCTTCTTGTGTTGGTTCTTCCCATTCATTAATTTCAGAATTTGTTGATCCATTTCTTACAGTAGTACCGTCATCTTCATTGGCTTGTAACGAAACAATATCTTCAAACTTTTGCAAAATACTTATGTCATCAGAATCCATCATTCTTATAAAATTATGAAGAGTGAAACATGCAACAATGATATCACGCTGGGTTTCAAATTTGGCTCTTAATGGCATGTTTTGTAGTATCTTCCATCTTGCTTTGCATACTCCAAAAGTCCTTTCAATTACTGTCCTTAAACTTGAATGACAATAGTTGAACTTTTCATTGTTTGATCTAAAATTTGGTGCTAGTCTAAATTGTGGAATATGATACCTTGTATGACGATAAGGTCCTAAGAATCCCTTAAAAGTTGGATAACCAGCATCAACTAAGTAATATTTACctgaaatacattaaaaaatacaaaaatcaagCCACATATTATCATGATAAAAAATGTAACCTCGAAATAAACTTAAATGGCATAATTAACCTTCTGGTGGATGTGGAAAATTTAGCTTTTTTGTTCGAAGAGCCTCCATAAAAATTCTTGTATCATGTGCAGAACCTTTACAACCAGCCCATATAAATGTAAAACACATATTAAAATCACACACAGCCATTACATTTGTTGTAGTATTTCCTTTTCTACCAATAAATCGCACTTGCTCATCTTGGTGAACATGGATGGCTATATGCGTACCATCTATAGCGCCAATACAATCTTTGAAATATGGCCAATATCTATCATTATCCATAATATATTTAGGTGTGTCTCCAAAACTAGGATCAATAGGTCTAATAATATTTTTTGCCAATTTCTTCACACATGATAGAACATGATGAAATTGACGAAATATAGTTTCACCTGAATGCTGAAATCGCTCCTCTAACATTCTATAAGAAGCTCCTTGCCCAAGCATGTATAAAAATGTTGCTACCATCTCTTCTCCACTAACACTTCGTGTAGATTTCAAGCCATAATTGAGAACCAAATCATTGCATAAACGGTTAAACACTGAGTAAGGATCATCTCCCTTAGTTGCAGGTAATTTGCGTAGCAACTTGATGCAATTTTCTATGGAGTAAGGATCATCTCCCTTAGTTGCAGCTTTTGACTCCACACCAACCAAAATATGATCAAGTGAGTCCTGTAATCTAGATACTATTCCAGCTCGTTTCTCAACTTTTTTTTTAGAAGTCTTCCTTCTTTTCTCTCTAGTAGGGCTTTGAACAACtgtataatttgcaatgtcttcTTCAATAAATTCATTTGTATAATTCATGTCACCTCCACTCTCGAAACCCTCATTGTTCTGATTAAATTCTTCAGGATTTGGATCTTCCGATGGCGCCCAAGCACTATAACCAGTAGCTACGATGTCCTTGAAACATTGTTCAAGCCTATCTAAAGATTTAGGACCTTCATTCTTAAACTTAGCAAATTCTGGATTAATCTGTTTAAAATAtgcaaaagaataaatataaaagatatttaataaattttaaagataaaattaacttattgtattatttttataatgcAAAATTAACATACCTTAATCTTATCAGTCCACCAAGATTCAGAAGCTAACACTGTTTTTTTTCTCATGATCCCAACCAAGACCAGTCTCTTGTCCAACTAATTTAGCCCATAATTGAAAATAAGACTTAAGAGCATCCCATCTATTTTTTAGTTGTCTATGCACATATAGGAGTCCTGTTctctctctaaattttttttatagatttttcCAACCAATTTTACTGAAATGTTTATTAGGTCTATTACCATCTCGTATCTCTTCCACACAGATAGTCAAAAATATTTCAGTATTCCAATTATCCCATTTTGCTTTTACAGTTTCTACTTCTCCTTCATTTGTTGCATCTTCGTTTTCAATATTCACTTGACTAGAACCTCTTCTTGGATTTAGTTTTGGAGCCAtactatataaattataaattatatcaaattttataatgtataacgttaataaaataaattgtaatataaataataattgtgAATATAATAAcacactaaataaaataaaatactatgataaaaaatcaaataaaaatcacaaataaattaataataatgacaaaatgataaaaaaaataaaaaaacaaataataataacgtAAAGTAATATGAAGACAGAGACAATatgaaaagaaagcaaataataataacaatatgaaaaaaatggtaaaagaaataaaagaaagcaaataaCAATAACGTACAAAAATATGAaccttataataataacaatatgaAGAAGAAAGGGTAAAAGAAAAGAACCTGATGATTTATTGTTGAGTGtgtagaaaaacaataatattttaactttcaacctttagatatatatatatttcacaaaaGCTAAACGAATATGTTATGTTTTTATTTGTAAATCATTTcagattttttacttttttatattttgatactagtatatttttttatatttatatatgattatattttatatcaaatcaTTAAAGATTTTATCTCAAAATATTACATGATTCTTGCAATAGTGAATCTGATAAAATATTACACAATAATGCTCCAAAAATATTAgatacaaaatcctaaaaaatctcaAACATCAAACTAAGATCAATactgtataaaatataattacaatTTTCAtctatgaaaataaaaacaaaaataaaagatatcacGTATGATtatagcaaaaaaaaataaataaataaaagttgcGTTAGTTTTGTATGAATTAGTTAATTAACTTTTCATATATTTGAGTTTGTAAGTGTTGCACAATATATGGTTTGGCAGGGGACTTTTGCAGCTAAAAGTTTCAGTCTATCAGCACCAACACATTGTTTCTATCGTAAAAATTAATGCTTTAATATCAAATATCATATGTCTTGAAAATTATAAACCAAAGCATAGCAATGCAACCTGAGATTTGAAAAACTATGATGAAAGGTTCTCCAAACAACGTAATGCGAACCAGAGGAACTGTGGTTTGAGTTGGAATTTGGTCATGGGCTTCAAGGCATGAAGGAGACATTGAATGTATAGTACATTCATTTAAGAAAGAAAGGGGGTAAaagatatctttttaaaattttaggaagGATATTTTTGTCTATCAATGATtataaaacatcttttttttttaaaaaaagatgtaaattgtagcttctaaaaaaagatgttttttttatttttctagtgtttttacttttaccactagaaatttgccaaacacactacaaaataaaaaaagatcttttttcattgaaaaaagatctttttttatcaaaataatggcacCCAAACATGCACGTAATATTGCTTGACATTGTATAttgatgcatgtttgagtgatatctgactgatatatatgggtgtatctgaatcatatctatgggtgtatcttactgatatctatgggtgtatctgactcatatatatgggtgtatcttactgatatctttgggtgtatttttcatttcagaaaaaatggcagcgagaaaccaacctggaagaaatgtaagaacaaatatagtaggaggaggtggaccactatagagtagaatatgcctcgcggatactattcagtgaatTGAATAAAGAGAGAGATCAAGCAATTAGAGCGagtaatgcaataagactgtcgAAGCCATCGCCAGTATTATTGAGTCCATTTTGTCAGATAAATTCTACTGATATAGAAACTGAGTAATCCAACTGCTagctagtttgtaaattgaacaaatgctgtaaaaatttgccatttataaacaacttctattaaatgaaattttttttcataGTTAAACTGTTTGTGCTGTATTCAAAAActctgtattacaggtggtaaaatatgaaggaaaacatcaagGCAGATCTAAAcacaaattataaacttttacaCCCAACGGAAGTTTAATATACACCCAAGATTGcttaaatatacacccaaactgtctgtgctgttaaactgtctgtgctgtattcaaaatgtatgaattataggtactataatatgaagaataacatcaaatcaaatatacacccataacctgcaattttttacacccaaagaaagttgaatatacaccctgAAATCTATCCCCCCTGATGCTTTGAgcctaaaaccctgaaccctaaacacttaaaacctaaacccttacccctaacctgtaaaccctaaaaccctaaaccctaatattatatatatatgtatctatatgtaaaatgtgaatcaaaagaaaattcacataaatacacccaaaagaacagtgcttttacacccatattctgtaactatacacctaaagagttatcccctgctgctggtaccctgaactgataattcataacatgtccttgatattggctgaaatttgaatgcaccactgatgcagcatcaaacaagtttatctgaatataagaaactcacatattagctaaactattaacaagaaaaataaactcaatcaccacaaatttaaagaacattacttttacctcgcttaaaacttttgttttcttcttctttgtggcatttgcaggggtgtgaatgatccagcacaacctttgaaatgatccaagcaccgacatccttcaatgtgtgtatataaattcttgcaggacagtttaaaccggctgtcggattggccttctcggtcggagatattttagatttccattttccctctctgctacatgtaatcaattgattcttaatctcgttttccttcctatttgtactccgaactcttgtagagaaacctgcagtCTTGGCATAGTTTCtataaaattttccagcatcttcaagggtggtaaaggtcattccaacattcggaacaaactggtcatcaacaacagagagaggctgcagaatacaccatgtcaaaaactataaatacacccaatcattgcTAATATAATACAGTCGAACagcaacaactcaactaaaatgacaataaaagccataaactgtaaatacacaggctgcagaatacaccatgacaAAAACTAAATACACACCCAATCAtatctgatataatacacccgaacgacaacaactcagctaaaataacagaaaaagcagtatactgtaaatacacccacacttcccgcaaaaatacacccaaaaaagttctgatctacacccgagcgtctgctataaattccagataattaatcaaaactaacaGATTCATGTTAACGTGTTATTTTCATAGTccaatgttcacgaattattcagtTACACAATGCTATTCAAATGACTGCAACAAAATTCAGAGTAATCATATGTAAAATCAAACTTCAGGAACtttgttagattcaaattcataatccacttcaccctgattcagctgacaatctgaggttaaATCATCCATAATCTTCAAAAACGAATTCAAACTTTGATTCAGAAATCGAATagaaaacgaagctggagttGCAGAGAGAGGAACTAACGTAAATGATaaagaacataccagtgagaaaggaggggaaaagaacgatcgagaagaaggagggaagacgcgcgagaagaagaacgagcaAATCTGAAAATaaggagaaggaagaaggaaacaaatcttttaaatttggtagttatataTACGCGAGATCTTTATATAGTGCGTGTATTGGACGTATGTGTAGCAGCGCGTTTTTTGGGTTTATTgcttaatgaacttgtaaagcatacaagccctaatggcttgtatgcagagcttttctctTAAAATTATGATGAATTCAATTCAGTTCTTAAAATTTATAATCCTAActtatattcattttttaagtAGATTTTGGTAAATAATGTGTTAATTTTGCaacttaatttattaaaatttagactttttatttagattttttgtTACTAAGATCTATTAAGAATTTGTATaaaaatgattttataaatttgattttgatgaaaagtaaatttatgttgttatagtaaaataaatgttatttgaattatactactcaaaatcacttttaaatgaaaaattattaaaagagacctcaatttaaataattttttatattatcctatcattttaatttagatatttaaataaatcttattaatttattttataataaaattaatatttacttactaaattaaagtaacatacaaaaattgataaaatatattttaatatataaaaacacTAAAGGGAGTACTATACattttataatgtcaaacaaaaaatgttttatattattttaatactgTTACtattctttaatttagtatcattttggattataaaattttataattagtatataataaaaacaaaaataaagtacaataagaagtacaataaaaataaaaaaaaaacaaaaaaattccgcagaaatataaaatataataattacaactaacaacatatatcatgtgaacaaaaaaaattacaattagaaataaataaaattcatatgaataaaactaaataaaaaataaaaaattttatacgcaacataaatatagtacaataaaagacagaaaaaaaatttatataaataaaaaataataaaaatatcataaaaattaataaaaagatgaatttatatcaataatagttgtcatatgaataaaaaatacaataaaaatatgacatcaaaatactaaaaaataatataaaaaatatttatatataaataaaaaaatacaataaaaaacataaaaattaaaatatgaaagagagtactaaaagtaattaaaaaaattaaaatatttatcttgGAAGTGATGGTAATAAATCTGAAAGATTTCGATGAAAAAAAACTTGGAAACATACGCAAAGAACTATTGTGAAAATTAGATGGTTACTTCCATCATTTTGACAGAAGAAAATGAAGGATAGAATTGGTAGAAGAGGAATCATTTTCTTACTTAATTTCTCAATTGTAATTAGCCTTTCCTAACATGAACGCAGAAGCTAGAATTTTTAGCTTCCTGTAAAAGTACGTTTAGAGGCAAAATTACTTTTGGGTTCAGAGTTTCAAAGAGTTGCCAAACATAAAGATGGAACGTTCAAAGCACTCAAACGGGCTTCTCTCTTCTTCAACGTGAACTCCAAACACACCCTAAACCTCCTAGAAGTTTGATTGGCTCCACAACATCTTCTTGAAGATGATAATAACTTGTAACTTTGGAAGCAACAATTAAGATTTTGGAActctaataaattttaatcacatAAAACCTTAGCGAGAAATCCAAATCACAACAAGTTAATGTACCAAATCAATACATCGTTAATGAAAATTAGCTTAAAGATTAATGTGAATTACGATTATAAATTTTGGAGATCAATTTGAGtcgattaaaattttaaaggttaaattgAATCCGACTTTAAATTTCAGAGGTCAAATTGAGTATTAACTCATTAATTACAAATAAATTGAGTTAAGCCCTAGAGTAATTACCAAAGTTATATTAGAGTCCCAAAATAGTCTCTGAAATTAATAATTATCTAAATTTGTCCTCAAAGTTACACTTGAAAACTTATAGTAATTCATAAAACATTTTTGGTCCATCGAAAGCTTGAGTTAGAGTGATTCTTGCCATACTAACATTGTAATAGCTGATGtggcgaaaattttttttttcgtaatttGGTCATTTCTCTCTTCTAAAACCTTAATCCTATTACACCAATTATCTCCCTCTCAATACTATCCAAACCTAATCCTAGTGAAGATGGTCTCCAACACTAAACGAAAGAGGCTCAACCGCCGGAGGACTTGAACGCTATTGCCATGGAATCGGTTGATAGAGGAGTCTATGGTTGAAGTGGAACCGTGGAAGGTAATCGGTGATGGACGAAACAACCGTATCTGCAAAGACCGGCCGAACTTTCAAGTGACGGCAGTCTCAGACTATCCCCTGATGATGGTGACGGCAAAAGAAGAGGACGCAGAGATGGTGAGGGTTACACGCACTACAAAACAAGTGGGGGGACGACGCGCAGTTGCCAGGTTTACTGTTGCTGCTCCAGCAACACTTCTGCAGTCGGCTGTTGCCACTGGAGACTGGACGTGGCTGCGGGGGCGATGGAGGCACACTGAATTGTCTAGCTTCTTCTGCAACTTGGCTGGGTTGTGCAGGATTGAAGAAGAGCTTAAACTGAAAATAGAAGGCTTAAAGACATCAAGGAGACTCCCCTTCTGATTTTGCTTCTATGAAAGTCATATTTTCTTGATTTGTCTTATATTCTCTCTTGTTTGTATCCCATTCTGTTGATTTGTACTAGTGGGACAAATTGTTTTAATGAAACCTTGTCAAGTTTAGGTCAAGCATAGATTCTTGAGTTGTTGAAATTTGTTAGTGTGAGTGTGAGATAACAATTAAAATTGGCATCTGTAAAACTTTTTTGTTGCTAAAATTTCTGCAATCACCTGCATTTGAAGAATTGAAGTCatgttatattattattctagaagcaaaagaaaaattcaaGGCAGAAGCTATTGTCAAATATTCTT contains:
- the LOC112703022 gene encoding uncharacterized protein, giving the protein MASLTPGVLSKLLESSGNKEARVTGEHRHALLQVIEIVPRFSHEDTWQSKGYFLKVSDSLHSAYVSVPENDAELICSDKVQLGQFVYVTRLDSAKPSSSIPVVHGLNPLPKRRPCVGNPIDLVSSELLHVGANVNADFRRSKKGSNVNKNKGLKKGEESSKGKLKGLGLRNNNGNCEKVVVEMRRLSLDSSRRAWDQSPVSKNGSGTPSSRFMLKSASSSPNVVHKNLSLKFESPLKSPTSSVLPLKNKNENLCPKPTSNPSSKSTPPSKSSKSPSAGTVNSQLVKVPINVKNWSDVSVSWEDLPSPMCNLGKKVVTHRNLAFDAAVRALHEASAADTVIQCMCLFAELCESTQILSAGLLVKQFLELHQSLQRATMVLDSLLTPSPETKQSSHSTLEVPFHKNATSWVQAAIVTNLSKFNLFRAQGKGETLNGEKCHYVVIENSCEEMHTVNLAVQNKQNRVTQTTLLPNSTAKRLPSKRNLLVAKNKYTDNKQYQSKESEIHEAATLAEKLLEASREWFLKYLEESLDDRFGLKSEEGSTEIACLLGQLKNVNHWLDNLVGGDKVDHRVENLRKNLYRFLLEQVDSAVASSQ